A single genomic interval of Streptomyces sp. NBC_00663 harbors:
- a CDS encoding winged helix-turn-helix transcriptional regulator: MPSRRSYDQYCSAARALDTVGDRWTLLIVRELLAGPRRYTDLHADLPGVSTDVLASRLKDMERDGLATRRRLPPPGAANVYELTRRGRELLPVIQALGAWGEAELGERRPTDALRAHWFALPLLRALEGEGLVEVRLDEGDFHLYVGAEDGPVHGHGRAPGEPDARLSMDVDTCTAIGRGELSVADAVRDGRIEVGGDGTLAKALREV, translated from the coding sequence ATGCCATCTCGCCGAAGCTACGACCAGTACTGCTCCGCCGCCCGTGCGCTGGACACCGTCGGTGACCGCTGGACCCTGCTGATCGTCCGTGAGCTGCTCGCCGGCCCGCGCCGCTACACGGACCTGCACGCGGACCTGCCGGGCGTCAGTACGGACGTACTCGCCTCCCGGCTGAAGGACATGGAGCGGGACGGCCTCGCGACCCGGCGCAGACTGCCCCCGCCCGGCGCCGCCAACGTCTACGAACTCACCCGCCGGGGGCGCGAGTTGCTGCCCGTCATCCAGGCGCTCGGCGCGTGGGGCGAGGCGGAGCTGGGGGAGCGGCGGCCCACCGACGCCCTACGGGCCCACTGGTTCGCGCTGCCGCTGCTGCGCGCGCTGGAGGGGGAGGGGCTCGTCGAAGTCCGGCTGGACGAGGGGGACTTCCACCTCTACGTCGGCGCCGAGGACGGACCGGTCCACGGCCACGGGCGCGCACCCGGCGAGCCCGACGCCCGGCTCTCCATGGACGTCGACACCTGTACGGCCATCGGGCGGGGGGAGCTGAGTGTCGCGGACGCGGTGCGGGACGGCCGTATCGAGGTGGGCGGCGACGGGACGTTGGCGAAGGCGCTGCGAGAGGTGTGA
- a CDS encoding VWA domain-containing protein: protein MITRQRLAAGVCALLAALTAGIVVPVAAVAGEPTGGTAPQVDLVLDVSGSMRTADIDGGTRMAAAKQAFNEVLDATPEEVQLGIRTLGANYPGDNQKTGCKDTAQLYPVSTLDRTEAKTQVATLSPTGWTPIGPALLKAADDFTDSASSKRIVLISDGEDTCAPLDPCEVAREIAAKGIGLTIDTLGLVPNTKMRQQLSCIAEATGGTYTSVEHTEELSDKVNQLVDRAADPVVTPVATEGAAQCAKAPTLKPGLFTDREELGRQRWYRVDVEPGQELRASVSVAADRAVNPSYGVLLRAVTVHGREIVRGEASGNGRTDVVSTGLRYPKADSDEDDPAAETVCLQVTNSFSVASGVKTTPGLPLELTVDVVDAPSASSDVASFGLGRGWWLLGALILTGFLAGLVWGWLSRWRLAVWRTN from the coding sequence ATGATCACAAGACAACGGCTGGCGGCAGGAGTGTGCGCCCTGCTCGCCGCCTTGACGGCCGGGATCGTCGTCCCGGTCGCGGCGGTCGCCGGTGAACCCACGGGCGGGACCGCGCCCCAGGTCGACCTCGTCCTCGACGTGAGCGGCTCCATGCGGACGGCGGACATCGACGGCGGCACCCGGATGGCGGCGGCGAAGCAGGCCTTCAACGAGGTGCTGGACGCGACCCCGGAGGAGGTCCAGCTCGGCATCCGGACCCTCGGCGCCAACTACCCCGGCGACAACCAGAAGACGGGCTGCAAGGACACCGCGCAGCTCTATCCGGTCAGCACGCTGGACCGCACCGAGGCCAAGACGCAGGTGGCGACCCTCTCGCCCACCGGCTGGACGCCGATCGGCCCGGCGCTGCTGAAGGCCGCCGACGACTTCACCGACAGCGCCTCCTCCAAGCGGATCGTGCTGATCAGCGACGGCGAGGACACCTGCGCCCCGCTCGACCCGTGCGAGGTGGCCCGGGAGATCGCGGCCAAGGGCATCGGCCTGACCATCGACACGCTCGGCCTGGTCCCGAACACCAAGATGCGGCAGCAGCTGAGCTGCATCGCCGAGGCGACCGGCGGTACGTACACCTCGGTGGAGCACACCGAGGAACTCTCCGACAAGGTCAACCAGTTGGTGGACCGTGCGGCCGACCCGGTGGTGACGCCGGTGGCCACCGAGGGTGCCGCGCAGTGCGCGAAGGCGCCCACGCTGAAGCCGGGTCTGTTCACCGACCGCGAGGAGCTCGGGCGGCAGCGCTGGTACCGGGTGGACGTCGAGCCCGGCCAGGAACTGCGCGCCTCGGTGAGCGTGGCGGCCGACCGGGCCGTCAACCCCTCCTACGGGGTGCTGCTGCGGGCGGTCACCGTGCACGGCCGCGAGATCGTACGCGGCGAGGCCTCGGGCAACGGCCGTACGGACGTGGTCTCGACGGGGCTGCGCTACCCGAAGGCGGACAGCGACGAGGACGATCCGGCCGCCGAGACCGTGTGTCTCCAGGTCACCAACTCCTTCTCGGTGGCCTCCGGTGTGAAGACCACGCCGGGTCTGCCGCTGGAGCTGACGGTGGACGTCGTGGACGCGCCGTCGGCGTCGAGCGATGTCGCCTCGTTCGGTCTGGGGCGCGGCTGGTGGCTGCTGGGCGCGCTGATCCTCACCGGCTTCCTCGCCGGTCTCGTCTGGGGCTGGCTCTCGCGCTGGCGCCTCGCGGTCTGGAGGACCAACTGA
- a CDS encoding AraC family transcriptional regulator translates to MTTTTGEPTPPVPDALRPWIAGISTVTGGESVAHVPDTATKLVLRVEEDGRRDALVVGPRTRASYHRAEGERLSSCLQLHLTPGTTRPLLGVAAADLVGRVVPLRELPAPAARQLAYGIGDADMDDVLARLVSVLPPSPSPQARSRLLRAAVEALSIGSGRVAGQVKDVARELAVSERQLRNLFAEGVGLSPKHYARIDRVRAVLAQAPTARWADLAATTGYYDQAHMTTDFRTLMGVPPRSFFTGRLPEARPCQAFDRPRTRYANSQ, encoded by the coding sequence GTGACGACCACGACCGGCGAGCCCACCCCGCCCGTGCCCGACGCCCTGCGCCCCTGGATCGCCGGCATCAGCACGGTGACGGGCGGTGAGTCGGTCGCACACGTGCCCGACACGGCGACCAAGCTGGTCCTGCGCGTCGAGGAGGACGGCCGGCGGGACGCGCTGGTCGTCGGCCCGCGGACCCGCGCCTCGTACCACCGGGCCGAGGGGGAACGCCTCTCGTCCTGCCTACAGCTGCACCTGACGCCGGGGACGACGCGTCCGCTGCTGGGCGTGGCGGCGGCCGACCTCGTCGGCCGGGTCGTACCCCTGCGTGAGCTGCCCGCCCCCGCGGCGCGACAACTGGCGTACGGGATAGGCGATGCGGACATGGACGACGTGCTCGCCCGGCTGGTCTCCGTGCTGCCACCGTCGCCGTCCCCTCAGGCCCGGAGCCGACTGCTGCGGGCCGCCGTGGAGGCGCTGTCGATCGGGTCCGGGCGGGTGGCGGGGCAGGTGAAGGACGTGGCCCGGGAACTCGCCGTCAGCGAACGGCAGTTGCGGAACCTCTTCGCCGAGGGTGTCGGTCTCTCCCCCAAGCACTACGCCCGCATCGACCGGGTCCGCGCGGTGCTGGCGCAGGCCCCGACCGCGAGGTGGGCCGATCTCGCCGCCACCACCGGCTACTACGACCAGGCGCACATGACGACCGACTTCCGCACCCTGATGGGCGTCCCGCCGCGCTCCTTCTTCACCGGCCGCCTCCCCGAGGCCCGCCCCTGCCAGGCCTTCGACCGGCCCCGAACGCGGTACGCGAACTCACAGTGA
- a CDS encoding MFS transporter, protein MSTTIESPAKAKPGTPPRTYSRWASLVVLCAGTLMTILDGNIVTVAMPAVQSDLGFSATGLAWVVNAYLIPFGGLLLLAGRLGDLVGRKRMFTAGLAVFTAASVLCGLATGQGVLIAARALQGVGGAMTSAVVLGMLVALFPEPREQARAIAVFSAVGAAGGALGTFLGGALTEALNWHWIFLINLPIGIVAWLAAVRVLETDTGDGLGKGADYPGSALVTGALMLTVYVIVGAGDRDLTRTLLLAALALALFTAFTLRQARTARPLLRLRLFRSRLLSGANAVQILMIGTMYGFQFIGALYLQRVLGYGELLTGTAFLPAPIAIGLLMLGLSARTIGRFGAYRVLLAGLVLIVAGMALLGRAPADGSYVTDVLPPLLLLSAGFAAVMPALTGLAMSGAREEDAGLASGLFNTTQVVGGSLGLAALSVLAASRTEGLLDGGGTTLVAATAEGYQLAFRVGAGIALTALALAAVVLRPRTR, encoded by the coding sequence ATGTCGACCACGATCGAGTCACCGGCGAAGGCGAAGCCTGGGACACCGCCCCGAACGTACTCCCGCTGGGCGTCCCTGGTCGTCCTGTGCGCGGGGACGTTGATGACGATCCTGGACGGCAACATCGTCACGGTCGCCATGCCGGCCGTCCAGAGCGACCTCGGCTTCTCGGCGACGGGCCTGGCCTGGGTGGTCAACGCCTATCTCATCCCCTTCGGCGGGCTGCTCCTGCTCGCCGGCCGGCTCGGCGATCTGGTGGGCCGCAAGCGGATGTTCACGGCGGGGCTCGCCGTGTTCACCGCGGCCTCCGTGCTGTGCGGGCTTGCGACCGGCCAGGGCGTGCTGATCGCGGCGCGTGCCCTCCAGGGCGTGGGCGGGGCGATGACCTCGGCGGTCGTGCTCGGCATGCTGGTGGCGCTCTTCCCCGAGCCGCGCGAACAGGCCCGTGCCATCGCGGTGTTCAGCGCGGTCGGCGCGGCGGGCGGGGCGCTCGGCACGTTTCTCGGCGGGGCGCTGACCGAGGCGTTGAACTGGCACTGGATCTTCCTGATCAACCTGCCGATCGGGATCGTGGCATGGCTCGCCGCCGTACGGGTGCTGGAGACGGACACCGGGGACGGACTCGGCAAGGGCGCCGACTACCCCGGCTCGGCCCTGGTCACCGGCGCCCTGATGCTCACGGTCTACGTCATCGTCGGCGCCGGCGACCGCGACCTGACCCGCACCCTCCTCCTCGCGGCGCTCGCTCTCGCGCTCTTCACGGCGTTCACCCTCCGCCAGGCGCGGACCGCCCGCCCGCTGCTGCGGCTGCGCCTGTTCCGCTCCCGGCTGCTGAGCGGCGCGAACGCCGTGCAGATCCTGATGATCGGGACGATGTACGGCTTCCAGTTCATCGGCGCGCTCTATCTCCAACGCGTCCTCGGTTACGGCGAGTTGCTGACCGGCACCGCGTTCCTGCCGGCGCCGATCGCGATCGGGCTGCTGATGCTCGGCCTCTCGGCCCGCACGATCGGCCGCTTCGGCGCCTACCGGGTGCTGCTCGCCGGGCTCGTCCTCATCGTCGCCGGGATGGCCCTGCTGGGCCGCGCCCCGGCCGACGGCTCCTACGTCACCGACGTACTCCCGCCGCTGCTGCTGCTCTCCGCCGGGTTCGCGGCGGTGATGCCCGCGCTGACCGGGCTGGCCATGTCGGGGGCGCGGGAGGAGGACGCGGGACTGGCGTCCGGGCTGTTCAACACCACGCAGGTGGTGGGAGGTTCACTCGGGCTCGCGGCGCTGTCGGTCCTGGCGGCGAGCCGGACCGAGGGGCTGCTCGACGGCGGCGGTACGACCCTGGTGGCGGCCACCGCCGAGGGGTACCAGCTGGCGTTCCGGGTGGGCGCCGGGATCGCGCTCACCGCGCTGGCCCTGGCGGCGGTCGTCCTGCGACCCCGGACCAGGTGA
- a CDS encoding winged helix-turn-helix transcriptional regulator: MSQRNTGVTVEAVNAHACPVREVLDRVSGKWSVQILVAAAQGPIRFTELERGIEGISRRMLTLTLRNLERDGLVTRTVHPTVPPKVEYELTRAARELHETLQRLTDWAERNRVYIAESRAAYDTEHRPELVDV, translated from the coding sequence ATGTCACAGAGGAACACCGGTGTAACCGTCGAGGCAGTGAACGCGCACGCGTGCCCGGTGCGGGAAGTTCTTGACAGGGTCTCCGGGAAATGGAGCGTCCAGATCCTGGTCGCCGCCGCTCAGGGGCCCATCCGCTTCACCGAGTTGGAGCGCGGCATCGAGGGCATCAGCCGCCGGATGCTGACCCTGACCCTGCGCAACCTGGAGCGCGACGGCCTGGTGACGCGCACGGTCCATCCGACGGTCCCGCCCAAGGTCGAGTACGAACTGACGCGGGCGGCCAGGGAGTTGCACGAGACCCTGCAACGCCTGACCGACTGGGCCGAGCGCAACAGGGTCTACATCGCGGAGTCGCGCGCGGCCTACGACACCGAGCACCGGCCGGAGCTGGTCGACGTGTAG
- a CDS encoding IucA/IucC family protein, whose product MHRSPTAEAEVAEELAEARPDLVSRYAAELPGARAAVLTRLWRALAYEPLPWITGREGLAPRLKDGRRLDGPPADPYATAAYVTAVRLDGRAYDDPARLMTDLGVPHGSGLAAELGHSVASLALSRAGQPTLRPKEWPVADWEWEQRVVDGHPFHPNCRSRPGFSVVEQLAYGPEHRPLVGLRTVPVPAAECLVSGGWPDGMRDGGRLLIPVHPWQAAHVLKRAGDEGPAAHPLMSLRTLALTGEGPHVKTALSARLTSSVRDISVYSIGMSAALSAFAESLAARTDGLLHFTRTLGAVTADSPDLAAVLRESPRVYAGSGERVVPVAALATTDLPSNAAWLAEFTRLALTVGLRLLDLGVALEAHGQNLLVVLSATGAPLRLVYRDLADIRVSPARLARHGIPVPELSGRVVTDDETALRRKLFGALVAGALAGTAGSGAALRGALDAVVADLPRTPDLGALLEGPLPTKALTLMRLSPGTPGDQWAELPNPARFGG is encoded by the coding sequence GTGCACCGTTCCCCCACCGCCGAGGCCGAGGTCGCCGAGGAGCTGGCCGAGGCGCGCCCCGACCTGGTGTCGCGGTACGCGGCCGAGCTGCCGGGCGCCCGAGCCGCCGTACTGACCCGGCTGTGGCGGGCGCTGGCGTACGAGCCGCTGCCCTGGATCACCGGCCGGGAGGGCCTCGCCCCGCGTCTGAAGGACGGACGGCGGCTCGACGGCCCGCCGGCCGACCCGTACGCGACCGCCGCGTACGTCACCGCCGTACGGCTCGACGGCAGGGCGTACGACGATCCCGCCCGGCTCATGACCGATCTCGGGGTGCCGCACGGCAGCGGCCTGGCGGCCGAACTCGGCCACAGCGTGGCGTCGTTGGCGCTGTCACGGGCCGGGCAGCCGACGCTCCGCCCGAAAGAGTGGCCCGTGGCCGACTGGGAGTGGGAGCAGCGGGTGGTGGACGGGCATCCGTTCCACCCCAACTGCCGTTCCCGGCCCGGCTTCTCGGTGGTGGAGCAGCTGGCGTACGGACCCGAGCACCGGCCCCTCGTCGGGCTGCGGACGGTCCCGGTCCCGGCGGCCGAGTGTCTGGTGTCGGGCGGGTGGCCGGACGGGATGCGGGACGGCGGACGGCTGTTGATCCCGGTGCATCCCTGGCAGGCGGCCCATGTGCTGAAGCGGGCGGGCGACGAGGGTCCGGCCGCGCATCCGCTGATGTCCCTGCGCACGCTGGCCCTGACCGGCGAAGGCCCCCATGTGAAGACCGCGTTGAGCGCCCGGCTGACCTCGTCGGTGCGGGACATCTCGGTGTACTCGATCGGCATGTCGGCGGCCCTGTCGGCCTTCGCGGAGTCGCTGGCGGCCCGCACGGACGGTCTGCTGCACTTCACCCGCACGCTGGGCGCGGTCACCGCCGACTCCCCCGACCTGGCCGCCGTGCTGCGCGAGTCCCCGCGGGTGTACGCCGGGAGCGGCGAGCGGGTCGTGCCGGTGGCCGCCCTCGCCACCACCGACCTGCCGTCGAACGCGGCCTGGCTCGCGGAGTTCACCCGGCTGGCACTGACCGTCGGGCTGCGGCTGCTGGACCTCGGGGTGGCGTTGGAGGCGCACGGCCAGAACCTCCTCGTCGTGCTCTCCGCGACGGGCGCGCCCCTGCGGCTCGTCTACCGCGACCTCGCCGACATCCGCGTCAGCCCGGCCCGGCTGGCCCGGCACGGCATCCCCGTACCGGAGTTGAGCGGCCGGGTCGTCACCGATGACGAAACGGCCCTGCGGCGCAAGCTGTTCGGGGCGCTGGTGGCGGGAGCGCTGGCGGGGACGGCGGGGTCGGGGGCGGCGTTGCGGGGGGCGCTGGACGCCGTCGTAGCGGATCTTCCGCGCACCCCGGATCTCGGGGCGCTCCTCGAAGGCCCGCTGCCCACCAAGGCGTTGACGCTGATGCGGCTGTCGCCGGGGACGCCCGGGGACCAGTGGGCCGAGCTGCCGAACCCGGCTCGTTTTGGAGGGTGA
- a CDS encoding IucA/IucC family protein encodes MKRVDLISPADADADTYAAAPLLNCLLREVAEALPGSGEVRVHRLPSGRLLRVRGARRPGEPEVTDGGPWRRIGHTELVKLVAEELTLHTGLSPHDLPAEMIDSRDAVAAILTARARATPPTDPYLRSEQSLLTGHPYHPAPKARGGGPVARWLPYAPEAHARFPLTLLGVREDTVVEEGDTAALDSLGEAPPGYRLLPAHPWQLDLVDLTDAFADGRLIRLGTTGFDAWPTAAIRTLYVPERDLFLKFSLDVRITNDIRRLWRHDLLRLRRTDRAAVKALADGPAAWLSDRGYRTADFAFEELAVLVRDGFHGRLRPGTTPLLAAGLVEGFEGAPSGGTAWWEAYLRAVVPPALAAFADHGVVLEAHLQNTLVAVDADGMPVQALFRDAEGVKLLTDVERAAGWERLVYCLVVNHLTEVAAALAERRPGLDPWPAVRREFARHDLPEAAALLASPTLPGKTNLLLRWTEADGADARYLPLPNPLAP; translated from the coding sequence GTGAAACGCGTGGACCTCATCTCCCCGGCCGACGCCGACGCCGACACCTATGCTGCCGCGCCGCTGCTCAACTGCCTGCTGCGCGAGGTCGCGGAGGCGCTCCCGGGCTCCGGCGAGGTGCGCGTGCACCGGCTGCCGAGCGGACGGCTGCTGCGGGTGCGCGGTGCGCGGCGGCCAGGGGAACCCGAGGTGACCGACGGCGGCCCCTGGCGCCGCATCGGCCACACCGAACTCGTCAAGCTCGTCGCCGAGGAGCTGACCCTCCACACCGGTCTGTCCCCTCACGACCTCCCCGCCGAGATGATCGACAGCCGGGACGCGGTCGCGGCGATCCTGACGGCACGCGCGCGTGCGACGCCGCCCACGGACCCGTATCTGCGCTCCGAGCAGTCCCTGCTCACCGGCCACCCGTACCACCCCGCCCCCAAGGCCCGCGGCGGCGGCCCGGTCGCCCGCTGGCTGCCCTACGCGCCCGAGGCCCACGCCCGCTTCCCGCTGACCCTGCTCGGCGTGCGCGAGGACACGGTGGTCGAGGAGGGCGACACCGCGGCCCTCGACTCCCTGGGCGAGGCGCCGCCCGGCTACCGTCTGCTGCCCGCCCACCCCTGGCAGCTCGACCTGGTGGACCTCACGGACGCCTTCGCCGACGGCCGGCTGATCCGGCTCGGCACGACCGGCTTCGACGCCTGGCCCACGGCGGCGATCCGCACCCTGTACGTCCCCGAGCGCGACCTGTTCCTGAAGTTCAGCCTGGACGTGCGCATCACCAACGACATCCGCCGTCTGTGGCGCCACGACCTGCTCAGACTCCGGCGGACCGACCGGGCGGCCGTGAAGGCGCTCGCCGACGGCCCCGCCGCCTGGCTCTCGGACCGCGGCTACCGCACCGCCGACTTCGCCTTCGAGGAACTCGCCGTCCTCGTCCGCGACGGCTTCCACGGCCGCCTCCGCCCCGGCACGACCCCGCTGCTCGCCGCCGGGCTGGTGGAGGGCTTCGAGGGCGCCCCGTCCGGCGGTACGGCCTGGTGGGAGGCGTATCTGCGCGCCGTCGTGCCGCCCGCCCTCGCGGCCTTCGCCGACCACGGCGTCGTACTCGAAGCGCATTTGCAGAACACCCTGGTCGCCGTGGACGCCGACGGGATGCCCGTGCAGGCCCTGTTCCGGGACGCCGAGGGCGTGAAGCTGCTGACGGACGTGGAGCGGGCGGCCGGGTGGGAGCGGCTGGTGTACTGCCTGGTCGTGAACCATCTGACGGAGGTCGCCGCGGCCCTCGCCGAGCGGCGTCCCGGCCTCGACCCCTGGCCCGCCGTACGCCGCGAGTTCGCCCGGCACGATCTGCCCGAGGCCGCGGCCCTGCTCGCCTCGCCCACCCTCCCCGGCAAGACCAACCTGCTGCTGCGCTGGACGGAGGCGGACGGCGCGGACGCCCGCTACCTGCCGCTGCCCAACCCACTGGCACCGTGA
- a CDS encoding histidine phosphatase family protein, with product MGDLFLVRHGETEWSRSGRHTGSTDVPLTEHGREEARRLVPLIRSHRIGAAFVSPLQRARETAELIGVTDARVDVDLREWDYGGYEGITTVEIQRTRPGWFLFTDGVAPGPPDHPGETPEQVGERADRVLAKADAALANTEGVVLLVAHGHFLRVLTARRLGLPAAQGALFQLATGTVCRLGTEHGRPVISGWNVRPPA from the coding sequence GTGGGTGACCTGTTTCTCGTCCGGCACGGTGAGACCGAGTGGTCGCGTTCCGGGCGGCACACCGGATCCACGGACGTCCCGCTGACCGAGCACGGGCGTGAGGAGGCGCGGCGGCTGGTGCCGCTGATCCGTTCGCACCGGATCGGGGCCGCGTTCGTCAGCCCGCTGCAACGCGCGCGGGAGACGGCCGAGCTGATCGGCGTGACGGACGCCCGGGTCGACGTCGACCTGCGGGAGTGGGACTACGGCGGCTACGAGGGGATCACCACCGTCGAGATCCAGCGCACCCGGCCCGGCTGGTTCCTGTTCACCGACGGGGTCGCGCCCGGCCCGCCGGACCACCCCGGGGAGACCCCGGAGCAGGTGGGCGAGCGGGCCGACCGAGTCCTGGCCAAGGCCGACGCGGCCCTCGCCAACACCGAGGGCGTGGTGCTGCTGGTCGCTCACGGGCACTTCCTGCGGGTGCTGACGGCCCGGCGGCTGGGGCTGCCGGCGGCGCAGGGGGCGCTGTTCCAGCTGGCCACGGGGACGGTGTGCCGACTGGGGACCGAGCACGGCCGGCCGGTGATCTCCGGGTGGAATGTCAGACCCCCGGCTTAG
- a CDS encoding NAD(P)H-binding protein, with translation MILVTGATGTIGSEVVRQLTARGEKVRALTRDPGRAVVPDGVEVVRGDFLDQASLEAALAGADAAFLVGVLGPEDGGRDARLVGLTRAAGVRRIVKLSSIGTGEPGFGRFGTWHLPGEQALRASEVEWTILRPSSFASNTLGWAQALRAGQPVPNLTGEGRQGVVDPRDVAEAAVAALTGSGHAGRTYTLTGPEAISVPDQAAVLAEVIGRPVATVTPSTEQTREQLAASGLSEQAVDGVLGGLDLARRGGNSTVTDDVREALGRPARSYREWAEDHGQVFVEV, from the coding sequence ATGATCCTGGTGACGGGTGCCACGGGCACCATCGGAAGCGAAGTCGTACGACAGCTCACGGCGCGGGGCGAGAAGGTACGGGCCCTGACCCGTGACCCCGGGCGGGCGGTGGTGCCCGACGGGGTGGAGGTGGTGCGCGGGGACTTCCTCGACCAGGCCTCTCTGGAGGCGGCGCTGGCGGGGGCCGACGCCGCGTTCCTCGTGGGGGTGCTCGGGCCGGAGGACGGCGGGCGGGACGCGCGGCTGGTCGGGCTGACGCGGGCCGCGGGCGTGCGGCGGATCGTGAAGCTCTCCTCCATCGGCACCGGTGAGCCCGGGTTCGGCCGGTTCGGCACCTGGCACCTGCCCGGTGAACAGGCCCTGCGGGCGAGCGAGGTGGAGTGGACGATCCTGCGGCCCTCGTCCTTCGCCTCGAACACCCTCGGCTGGGCGCAGGCACTGCGGGCGGGGCAGCCCGTGCCGAACCTGACGGGGGAGGGGCGGCAGGGCGTCGTCGACCCGCGCGACGTGGCCGAGGCGGCGGTGGCGGCTCTGACCGGCAGCGGGCACGCGGGGCGGACGTACACCTTGACCGGGCCCGAGGCGATCAGCGTCCCCGACCAGGCCGCGGTGCTCGCCGAGGTGATCGGCCGCCCGGTCGCGACCGTCACTCCGTCCACGGAACAGACGCGGGAGCAACTGGCCGCCTCCGGGTTGAGCGAGCAGGCGGTGGACGGGGTGCTCGGCGGTCTGGACCTGGCCCGCCGGGGCGGCAACTCCACCGTCACGGACGATGTGCGGGAGGCGTTGGGGCGGCCCGCGCGGTCCTACCGGGAGTGGGCCGAGGACCACGGGCAGGTGTTCGTCGAGGTGTGA
- a CDS encoding pyridoxal phosphate-dependent aminotransferase: MEFRQSSKLSDVCYEIRGPVIEHANALEEAGHSVLRLNTGNPALFGFEAPEEIVQDMIRMLPQAHGYTDSKGILSARRAVAQRYQTLGLEVDVDDVFLGNGVSELISMAVQALVEDGDEILIPAPDFPLWTAVTTLAGGKAVHYICDEQADWNPDLADMESKITDRTKAVVIINPNNPTGAVYSKEIVEGILDLARRHGLMVLADEIYDQILYDDAVHHSAAALAPDLVVLTFCGLSKTYRVAGFRSGWLVVTGPKQHAKDYLEGLTMLASMRLCANAPAQYAIQAALGGRQSIRDLTLPGGRLHEQRNVAWEKLNEIPGVSCVKPKGSLYAFPRLDPKVYKIHDDEKFVLDLLLREKIQVVQGTGFNWPAPDHFRILTLPYADDLEAAIGRIGRFLSGYRQ; the protein is encoded by the coding sequence ATGGAGTTCCGGCAGTCCAGCAAGCTCAGCGACGTCTGTTACGAGATCCGCGGCCCCGTCATCGAGCACGCCAACGCGCTTGAGGAGGCAGGCCACAGCGTGCTGCGCCTGAACACCGGCAACCCGGCGCTCTTCGGTTTCGAGGCGCCGGAGGAGATCGTCCAGGACATGATCCGGATGCTCCCGCAGGCCCACGGCTACACGGACTCCAAGGGCATCCTCTCCGCCCGCCGCGCCGTCGCCCAGCGGTACCAGACGCTCGGCCTTGAGGTCGACGTCGACGACGTCTTCCTCGGCAACGGTGTCTCCGAGCTGATCTCGATGGCCGTACAGGCGCTGGTCGAGGACGGCGACGAGATCCTCATCCCCGCCCCGGACTTCCCGCTGTGGACGGCGGTGACCACGCTGGCCGGCGGCAAGGCCGTGCACTACATCTGCGACGAACAGGCCGACTGGAACCCGGACCTGGCCGACATGGAGTCGAAGATCACGGACCGCACCAAGGCCGTCGTGATCATCAACCCGAACAACCCCACCGGCGCCGTCTACTCCAAGGAGATCGTCGAGGGCATCCTCGACCTCGCCCGCCGGCACGGCCTGATGGTCCTCGCCGACGAGATCTACGACCAGATCCTGTACGACGACGCCGTCCACCACTCGGCCGCCGCGCTCGCGCCCGATCTGGTCGTCCTGACGTTCTGCGGCCTGTCGAAGACGTACCGGGTGGCCGGCTTCCGCTCGGGCTGGCTGGTCGTCACGGGCCCGAAGCAGCACGCCAAGGACTATCTGGAGGGCCTGACCATGCTGGCCTCCATGCGGCTGTGCGCCAACGCCCCCGCCCAGTACGCCATCCAGGCCGCGCTCGGCGGCCGCCAGTCCATCCGCGACCTCACCCTGCCGGGCGGCAGGCTGCACGAACAGCGCAACGTGGCCTGGGAGAAGCTCAACGAGATCCCCGGCGTCTCGTGTGTGAAGCCGAAGGGTTCGCTGTACGCGTTCCCGCGCCTCGACCCCAAGGTCTACAAGATCCACGACGACGAGAAGTTCGTCCTGGACCTGCTCCTGCGCGAGAAGATCCAGGTCGTCCAGGGCACCGGCTTCAACTGGCCCGCCCCCGACCACTTCCGCATCCTCACCCTCCCCTACGCGGACGACCTGGAGGCAGCGATCGGCCGAATCGGCCGGTTCCTGAGCGGGTACCGGCAGTAG
- a CDS encoding acyl-CoA thioesterase: MTEPFAVPVTVRGYETDVQGHLNQSVYINYAEHARWSLLRAAGITQAGLIGSGVGPVALETTIRYRRELLAGDEVEVSCGFEWGEGKTFRIAQTIRKKDGTVAAEITAVGGLMDLAERRLVAEPRKYFKELAADPALFGL, from the coding sequence ATGACCGAGCCGTTCGCCGTTCCGGTGACAGTCCGCGGGTACGAGACGGATGTCCAGGGCCATCTGAACCAGAGCGTCTACATCAACTACGCGGAGCACGCCCGCTGGTCGCTGCTGCGGGCCGCCGGGATCACCCAGGCCGGACTCATCGGCAGCGGCGTGGGGCCGGTGGCGCTGGAGACCACGATCCGTTACCGGCGGGAGCTGCTGGCGGGCGACGAGGTGGAGGTGAGCTGCGGCTTCGAGTGGGGCGAGGGGAAGACCTTCCGCATAGCGCAGACCATCCGCAAGAAGGACGGCACCGTGGCGGCCGAGATCACGGCCGTGGGCGGGCTGATGGACCTCGCCGAGCGCAGGCTGGTCGCGGAGCCGCGGAAGTACTTCAAGGAACTGGCGGCGGATCCGGCGCTGTTCGGCCTGTGA